One stretch of Zootoca vivipara chromosome 8, rZooViv1.1, whole genome shotgun sequence DNA includes these proteins:
- the MAF1 gene encoding repressor of RNA polymerase III transcription MAF1 homolog → MKLLENSSFEALNSQLTVETGDAHIIGRIESYSCKMAGDDKHLFKQFCQEGQPHVLEALSPPQTTGISPSRLSKSQSGDEEGPLSDKCSRKTLFYLIATLNESFRPDYDFSAAKSHEFSREPSLNWVVNAVNCSLFSAVREDFSALKPHLWDAVDQEICLSECDIYSYNPDLDSDPFGEEGSLWSFNYFFYNKRLKRIVFFTCRSISGSTYPHPEAGNELNMDLSEDDAEEEEAAGRCDEDGASIEEDRRQVICM, encoded by the exons ATGAAGCTGTTGGAAAACTCTAGTTTTGAAGCCCTAAACTCCCAGTTGACGGTGGAAACAGGAGATGCACACATCATTGGCAG GATTGAGAGCTACTCTTGCAAGATGGCCGGTGACGACAAGCACCTCTTCAAGCAGTTCTGCCaggaagggcagccccacgtgcTTGAGGCCCTGTCCCCACCTCAAACCACCGGGATCAGCCCCAGCAG GCTCAGCAAGAGTCAAAGTGGCGACGAGGAGGGCCCACTCAGCGACAAATGCAGTCGGAAGACCCTCTTCTACCTGATAGCCACCCTCAACGAGTCCTTCCGTCCTGACTACGACTTCAGTGCTGCCAAGAGCCACGAATTCAGCCGGGAGCCGAGTCTCAACTGG GTCGTCAACGCTGTGAACTGCAGCCTCTTTTCTGCTGTGCGGGAGGATTTCAGCGCCTTGAAGCCCCACCTGTGGGACGCTGTGGACCAGGAGATCTGCCTCTCGGAGTGTGACATCTACAG CTACAACCCGGACCTGGACTCGGACCCCTTTGGAGAAGAGGGCAGCCTGTGGTCCTTCAACTATTTCTTCTACAACAAGCGGTTGAAGCGAATCGTCTTTTTCACCTGCCGTTCCATCAG tggctccacatACCCTCACCCCGAAGCGGGAAATGAGCTGAACATGGATCTGAGCGAGGATgatgcggaggaggaggaggcagccggCCGCTGCGACGAGGACGGGGCCAGCATCGAGGAGGATAG GAGACAAGTGATCTGCATGTGA